Genomic segment of Zingiber officinale cultivar Zhangliang chromosome 11B, Zo_v1.1, whole genome shotgun sequence:
AAAAATGAGGAATACGAGAGGGTACGTTAGAGTTATGGGTTTGaaacgagaaatgaggaaggaaaagctatattagattttacgataacatatgaccttatattagttaatatattttttcaaaaaaagagaagaacacttactcacattcaaaagtgagaataataaattataaattgactttcttatgattaggaagaaggatagaaagatttgtaaagattgcaaagacatccctagagaaagcttaactacccaacataggttagtagtattAGATATACACCTCAAActtagtatcaatagaaagaaaatatatacgattgctagaattaagtggtggaagttaaaggatgggaagtaaaatatatttaaggagaaggtagaagtataagcattaggtgaaatatactaTCACTCTAATACATTATAGGataggtgttgggtttttcgggccgcaaaaaccgctttttgcgttgcggaaaccccaaaatccCCATGTCagggatccgtgcgaagaaataaaatttcatatacatgttttctaagcctacatctactttagatctacaagataaagaggttacccttgatgcgaagcccttcgcgtaatccctctcgtcctaggttcgccggatctcgagagtatcaaagtagatactcctctatgtgtatccacacaagcaagagatggagaaaaaccacacaaaagctgtgctagcacctttgatggtcacgacaaggaggaggagagggagagaagaaaccttgagaggaagaagatgagagttacaactCAAAGCACATAATTGCACTAACTCTctcatcaaaagtggccggccactttaagagggaatgtaacctccatggaatgccaagagtcacaactcttggtaactcccatgaggtggcatcccacttaagtaaccatgatgatgtggagcatcatcattgccCCATttcatgccaactcaccaatgaggtggcaaatggtcaagtcaaaattgacccttcatcttcctctcaagtcaagtcaaacttgaccacttctcttacttggttgatcaaatctaaccattggttcaagtcaaatttaatttaatgaatctctattcattaaattaaattaattcaatgagtctaagtccaaattagactcatataatacatgaaccaaattgagtccaactcaattagcctactttggattactcttaatccaatttggttcatcacatgaacctaatcctttaggttcatcaaatgaacccaatctccatctaattgccctttgtgtgtgaccctataggttcttgtaacgttggcaatgctcctaaacccatttagaagcataagtaatgagcggtacatcattactacccaagttataagaatgttgagatccaacatcaccttgtgactactaattgtgactcttcacaatatatgacaagtgtccttctatccttgacatctagattgatcaatgtgaggcatagaccgtgtcatcctctaatcaatctaaatcttgaactccaagtagactcactcatcaaatgagctcaacatctcatattgactcatttgggcatgaccatgcacttagtggtctcactctatcaagaatatcgatgtctttcccgtcatataggaaggatagatctcatctacatcactcacatccctccgcataatttgttacatacccagtaatcgcctttatagtccacccagttacgggtgacgtttgacgaagccaaagtacataactccttatatagggaaacatggtgacttcaggtccaaggactagtagtcatactaatagctacatgagaaagtatatgacactcatataacgatccatgatactttctcatggcgggtcattcagtatacattctccaatgcatacccatgtgtcagcttgatatcttcatatccatgacttgtgagatcaagtcatcgagttgacctacatgctagtctcgtcgcattaacattgtccctgaatgttaatactcgactaggaatgattaagagtagtgttccctatatcatctcactatcgattcaaccaatggattgatataggtaagaaccttctactcaaagacgctattatacttagttatttggcaccaatacaagtaagtataataaccataaacaaatgcctttatttatatataataatatgatacaatgagtccatacaaaaatcatcaaatgattggctctagggctctaactaacaataagaTGGtataaagttaaaaatagtagctaagagtgtagttggtgagtcaaagggacatgcaccacgaAGGAATCTTGGTAGTGGAATAAGAaattacaagagaaagtgaaggaaaaatgaataccttataaagaattatatatttgtaagaatgaggaaaatttaaaaaatatacaatagccaggaaagaagctaagaaagtagtgagtgaagtaaagaatgaaacttttgaatgattatatcaaaaattagatacaaaagaaggggaaagaaacatttatagaatagctaaagtaagataaaggaaaacaagagatcttagctaaataaaatgtattaaagatgaatgtaatatggtattagtaaatgatgaagaaataaaagagtggtggaagatgcattttcatcaactttttaataaaggtttaggtgaccaacttaacttaggtaatttaagtaggtcaaatgagcatagaaattttaatttttatcatagaattcaaactttagaagtaaaataaactttaaataagatgcacaatggaaaagttattctgatagaggtatggaagtgtttagggaaacaaggtattgaatgacttacaaaattatttaacataatattgaaaacgaaaaaaatgcctaATCAATAGAGGATAAGAACTCTTGTTCTCTTATATAAAAACAAggaagacgtacaaaattgtgcaaactatagggatattaaactaatgagtcatactatgaaactttgggaaaaagtaatagaaaaaagattaaggaagaagACCATagtgatcgaaaatcaatttgggttcatgcctggaaggtcgacaatagaagctatacgtcttcttagaaaattaattgaaaaatatcgggagtaaaaataagatctacacatggtattcattgacttagaaaaagctcatgatagagtcccaagagaaattatatggagaatttttgaaatgagaggtgttagcgtaacatatattgaactaattagggatatgtatgaggatgtaacaaccagagtaaagacttcaggtggagtaactgaaccatttctaataaaaataggattacatcaaggatcaactctaagtccttatctttttgCACTATTTATGGGCAAACTCACTGCGTACATTCAAAACACAATACCatggtgcatgttatttgcagatgatattattttggtagatgaaacatgtaaaggagtaaatgctaaactaaaatCTTGGTGGGAAACATtagaagagaaagattttaagcttagtaTATTAAAgtcagaatatatggaatttaagtttagcaatattagaagtaatgagacaattattaagataggagaggacgagttgcccgaaactgagagatttaaatatttaggattatttttataaaataatggagggattgagagagatgtcttacatagaatacaagaagGATGGTTGAAATAGAGGGGAGCGTCAAgtattttatgtgaccgtaaagtacctcttaaacttaaaggtaagttataTAAAACTGCAGTTAGACCAGCTATGTTATATGgtgctgaatgttgggctatgacttgagcacatgagcagaagctGAGAgctgcagagatgaggatgttaaggtggctatgtggacatacgaggatagacaaaataagaaatgagagcattaaagaGAAAGTTAAAGTTGCATTAATTGAgagaaaactctgagagacataTTTAAGTTGGTACGAACATATACTTAGACTACCAATAAATGCTCCGGTTAGGTGacgtgaaactatgataaacatgcatatcaaaatgaagaagaggaagataaaaaaaaatgcttggttaacaacaataaaataagataaaatttatttaaatatagatgatgatatagtaggagatagagctcaatgatgtAAAAGGATTCACACAGCcgatcccacctagtgggaaaaagcttggttattgttgttgttattgtacaAACTCTAAATAATCTAACTGAACTCAACCTCAATACCAACCAATTAATTTTGTTAGAGCTAGCACTAACCTAGGGGGAGTAAGTGAAATTCCAACAAAAGAATACGAAGATGAACAAAATCAAtcacaagaaaatgaacaaacacaaGCTGAACCTAAAACAATAAGAATCAGCTTAGACCACCCAGTTGAACAAATTATAgatgacccagacctaagagttctgactagatcatcctttagaaacctaagttaaatatccttaatctctaaaattaaatccaaaataatataagaatccctacttgacccaaaCTAGATTATAGACATGTAGGAAGAATTGactcaatttaaaagaaattaagtCTGGGACTTAGAACCACTActtgaaaataaaaaagtaatagaaactaagtgggtgtttagaaataaactaagtgaaaataggaaaataGTGAGAAATAAAGCCAgattagttgccaaagggtttattcaagtagagagacttgactacgatgaaacatatgctccagtagcgagacttgagtctattagaatgctactaagctatgcaacccataaaggatttaaactttatcaaatgtaTGTTAAGTCCAGCTTCCTAAATGGGCTAATTAAAGAGGAAGTGTACGTAAGTTAACCACCTAGATTTGAGAATCTAGATCATCCTGACCACGTGTTCAAAGTAAAAAAGGGCTTGTATGATCTTAAACAAGTACCTTgagcttggtatgaaaggttaacctcctatctaatttccaaagggttcaatcaaggtcaaattgacccaactctATATGTAAAATCACTCAAATAAGATATCTTCATAGtagaagtatatgtagatgacatgatctttggttcaaccaactcaaaatttttataagaatttataaccttaatggaataagaatttgaaatgacCTTAGTAGATAAACTAacctattttttaggattacaaattaaacaaactaataaagaaaattatgtttgccaattcaaatatataaataaattacttataaaatttagaatggaaaataccaaagaaataaaaataccaatggcaactaacacaaccttacatagtgatctaaatggaaaattcatatatttaaaatattatagaagtgtaataggtagtcttttatacttaactacaagtcaagttgatattttatttgtagttagtatgtgtgctggATACCAAATCTGTGCTAAAAAATCTCacctaactaatgtaaaaagaatttttcactacaacaaaaatgttacaagacaacacccctacgacaacggttttaagaaaaAGCGTtacgtatttgctcaaagacaatggtttttgccaaaactgttgtctttgaactcccattaaatataaaagacaacggttttgggaaaactgttgtcattgagcaatttctttttgaaatcaacaacacttgttacaacggttttctaaattcattgtctttaagcgcttttttaacggctacgacaacagttttgaaaaaaccaTTGTAATCAATTTTGGTCATTTTCCCCCTCGCTGTTTTGCTTTCCCTCATTGTTTTCTTTTCGACGCCATGTTTTCCCCTTCGTGTTCCCGAacctaagccatttttctttccctctcctcatacaatctctccACACCTCCGttggatcttcctccacgacggtGTGATCGACGAAGTGTACAAGAAGGCCAAGGTTCAACAGAGTCCCACGTGCAGGGCACTGGTATCGAGGTGGGAGCACACGGTGATGGGTGAGCATTGCGGCGGCAGGAGGTCGTACCGGACCCGCGCTTGGATCGGCGACTGGTACCGCAAGATCTCAATCAAACTCTAGGCTAAGGTGAAGGGGAAAGAAATGTGGATGTCGGTGGAGATCGACGGCAAGCAGCTCTTGTTCGTGAGGTGTCTCCGGTGGAAGTTCCGGGGGAACGAAAGATCAGAGCTCGATGGAGGCTGGATTCATTTCTCTTGGGATCTCCACAACTGGTTCTTCCAATCTAAGGAACGCAAACCGATACCGTCAGTCGCTGGCACCCGCGACTCCGCCCCGAAAGAGCTAGGGCACACCGTGTTTCTGCTTTGGTTCGAGGGCCCGCAGAAGTCAAGTCCTCAGCGAGAGGATAATTTTACTAGAAGTTCAATCTTCAGAAATTGGGTGATCGAGAGATACGATAGAAAAATGGGGCGCATTAATTGGAGCTGGAGTGGTAGTGGAGTTGTCGGAGAGCATAGAAGGCGAGGGAGGAAGAGAAGCACGCAGAAATCCAGCTACTCCTCTTCGGCTTCGTCGGCCTCGTCAGCTAGCACTTGGTCGCTGATGGAATGGGCGAGCCCAGAGGAAGTGGAGCTACGGCGAGTGCAGGGCTTCTCCCTACTTGTCTACGCCTAGAAGAATTGATCCACTAGAGAACAATTTGGGGTAAGCAGTTCATACTTATTTTTCTAAATAAGTATTTGCAGTTCATACTTATTTTTCTAAATAGACTGAATTGGTTCGATGTTTTACTTTCGAGAATGTATGCCTAAATCTATTGTAATATATTTCACTATCTATGTATGCTGAGATCTAGACATCTAGTATTCGATTAAAAAAAAAGATGTTTTTTTCTCAATAGTCTACTGAACTCATTTCCATGGATGTTTACAAATTTCTCTGCTTTTATGACATCCTTCAAGTTTGTCTGCATTAAGTAGTAACATTATTTTGCTTGAATGGAAGGTTTCTcttcaaaaagatgaaaaaagaaaataaggtcgataagttcagatttgtggatccacaaaccTTTCTAGTAATGTCATATGTATCCAAACTTGACAAAAATGAAAAGACTAAATACTTGAATAGCTCGGCAAGTGTTTTGGCTGATAAGCTGAGTGGTGCAACAAAAAATCAACTAGTTTTGGCACCTCACAATGTTGAGTAAATAAATAttacaatttcatttttaatagatttatttcaaCAATTCTGTTGAATTTATGCATTGACTATCTATTTTGAGCATAGTTGTCATTGGATTTTGACTCCCATCGACCCTTATGTGGAGAT
This window contains:
- the LOC122033872 gene encoding uncharacterized protein LOC122033872 codes for the protein MSVEIDGKQLLFVRCLRWKFRGNERSELDGGWIHFSWDLHNWFFQSKERKPIPSVAGTRDSAPKELGHTVFLLWFEGPQKSSPQREDNFTRSSIFRNWVIERYDRKMGRINWSWSGSGVVGEHRRRGRKRSTQKSSYSSSASSASSASTWSLMEWASPEEVELRRVQGFSLLVYA